DNA sequence from the Rhodanobacteraceae bacterium genome:
GCGGAAGTGGCACTGATCGTGGCCCAGCCGAGCACCTTCCAGAAGTTCATGACTGATGGCGGCGACGTGCTGACGCGCGTGAGCGAGGCCCTGGGCCGGATCAACCAGGTGCTGAGCGACGAGAACATCGCGCGGCTGGACCAGACCCTGGCGCATGTCGAGGCGGTCGCCGCGCAGTACGACAGCGACAAGGCCGCGCTGGGCCAGACCTTCCGCAATGCCGACCAGACTTTCGCCGACCTGAGCGCAGCGGCCGACCGGGTCGAACGCCTCGCCGCCGATGCCGGTGAGACCCTGGAACGCGCCGACCGCATGCTCGCCGGAGACCTCCAGGGCTCTGCGAAGGACCTGCGCCAGACGCTGGCCTCACTGCGCGCGATCGCTGCCGAAGTCGACCAGCTGCTGGCCACCAACGCCGCCCAGATCGAGCAACTTGCGCAGCAGGGCGTGCCCGGCCTGAACGCTGCGCTCGGCGACCTGCAATCTCTGGCGGCCAGCCTCAACCGCATCGCCACGCGGCTGGAAACCGCCCCGGCGGACTACCTGCTGCAGCGCGACCGACCGAAGGAGTACCGCGGCAAATGAGACTGGCTCGATGGCTGGGACCGATGGCTTTGGCGCTGGCGCTGGGCGGCTGCCTGGGCGGGCTGCTCCCGGAAACAGGCGAGCGCGCGCAGTACGCCTTCCCGGATCCCGCGGCGATGAGCGTCGACCGGGCGTTGCCGGGCGCGGTGCTGGTGGAGATGCCGAGCGCGGTAGCCCCGCGCGATGGCAGCGACATTCTGGTGCTGCGCAGCGACGGTGAGTTCCAGTGGCTGCCGGGGGCGCGCTGGGCGGCTGGGGTGCCGCAGCTGCTGCAGGAGGCGATCGCGCGGCAGATCGAGGCGGCCAAGGCCGCGCCGGCCGCCGTGCGCCTGGCCCAGGCACACGCCGTGCCCTTCCGCCTGGGCGTCGAGATCCATGGCTTCGAACTGCGCGAAGAGGGCGATAGCTTTGCCGCGCACGGCAGCATCAGCCTGCGCCTGGTGTGCACCCGCGACGCGCGCCTGCTGGCCAGTTCCGAGCCGATCAGCGTGGAAGCGCGTCCAGTCCCGACGGGCACTGCAACGGCTACCCAGGCGATGCGCCAGACCGCCGCGCTGCTGGCACGCCAGGCCACCCTGTGGCTGGCGCGCAGCGATGTCAACGGCTGCGTCCCGCAACCCGACGCGTCCTGAGCGTGGCGGCACGCCTGCGCCAGTTGTTGCTTTCGGCCGCCCGCAGCGACAGCAGCGCGGAGGCCAGTGATCGCGGCTGGATCACGCGCTGCCTGCATTGCCGCAGCCGCATCGGAATCAGCACGGACGGCGAGCCGTGGCCCGGCACGACGCTGGAGCATGTGGTCCCGCGGGCGTGGTTCGGCAAGCCGGCCGCGGCCGCGCTGGTGGCACGGGTCGGGACGGCGGACGACCCGCGCAACCTCGCCCTGGCCTGCGCCCGCTGCAACCATCAGAAGGGTCGCGGTCCGGATGCGCAAGGGCCGGCGGATGCCAAGGCGCGGGCGATCGTCGAACGGCTGCTGGATACGCGGATGTTGCGCTGGCGCGCGCCGGCGGGGTGAATCGGAAGCGCCGCCGGGGCGCTCGCGAGGGGTCGGTCGCAAGAAACCGCTGGGCCGCTGCGCGGCGCAACGGGATATGCAGGTGCGATCCGCAGCCGCTTGATCAGTCGCTTTCGACGATCCGGTTGCGTCCGCCGACCTTGGCCTTGTACAGCCCCGCATCGGCGGCGCGCAGCAAATCGGCCGCGGTCAGCATTTCGCCGTTCTGGTGGGCGATGCCGATGCTGACGGTGACCCGCAGGCGGGCCCCGTCGTCCAGCGGAAGGTCGGTGCTCTCCACGGTGGCGCGGATGCGCTCGGCCAGCGTGCGGAAGTCTCGCTCCGACAGGAGTCCGCCGAATACGATGAACTCCTCGCCGCCGAGGCGCCCGGCGACGATCTCGGGATCCAGCAGCGACTTGACCAGCGCGGCGAAGCCGACCAGCACGCGGTCACCGCCGAAATGTCCATGGCGATCGTTCACCTGCTTGAAGTGGTCCAGGTCCAGGATCATCAGGCGCAGACGGCTGGGCTCGCTGCGTCCGCGGTCAAAGGCATGCTCGAGCATCTCGCGCGACTGGCGCCGGTTGTAGAAGCCGGTCAGCTCGTCGTAAACCGCATGGTTGAGCAACTCCCGGTGGTAGCCGGCCTCGGAACTGCCCTCGCCGAAGAACTTGAGTTCGCAATTGCCCACGCGCAGGCGGTCGCCGTCGCGCATGCTGCGGCGCTGCACGCGCTCGCCGTTGACGTAGCAGCCATTGGTGGAGCCGAGGTCCTCGACGACGAATTCGCCGCCATCGCGGAATACCCGGCAGTGGTGGCGCGAGACACTGCTGTTGCCGATCACCAGCCCGCAGTCGTCGGCGCGTCCGATCACCAGCGGCGTGGTGTCGATCCGCGCCTCGACGCCGAACTGCGGGCCATTGATCACCACCACGCAAGCCGGCTCGCGCTTGGGCTTGAGCGCGGGAGGCACCACAACCTTGGTCGTGGTTTGCTGGCCCTTGCGGCGCGCGACCATGTTCCTATTCAACCTCGGTCTCGAAGCCCTCGCCGAACACGCCGGTGGGGTCGACATCGGTGGCGCTGTTGTTACCCGGCACCGGGTCCGGCGCATTCGCCGGCGGTGTCACCGTCGCCGTGTTGCTCACCACCTGCTCCGGACTCGCTTGCGCCGTCACCGTCAGCGTGAAGCTCAGCGAACTCCCCGCGTTCAGGCTCACCAGCGCGTCCACCGTGCCCGTCCCCGACGCCGGACAGCTCGCGCCGGTGCCCGCGCTGCAGGTCCATGAGGCATTCCCCAGTTGCGGCGGCAGGATGTCGCTCACCCGCGCATTCGCCACATTCTGCGGTCCCAGGTTCTGCACCAGCAGCACATACGCGCTCGGCACCCCGCCCGGGACCAGCCGCAGCCCGTTGAACTTGCTGATCACCAGGTCCGCCCCCTCCACTGTGATCGTGTGGCTCTCGCTGTCCGTGCTCGCGTTGAAGTTCGCGTCGCCGGCATAGCGCGCTTCCAGTGTCGCCGCGCCCAGTGCCTTGGGATTCAACTGGCAGCTCAGGTTCGGCAGGCTGAAACCGCAGCTCGCGATGCCATCGGTCACCAGCACCTCGCCGGTCGGCGTACCGCCACCCGGCGGCACCACCCCAGCGACACCGTCACCAGCACCGGCTCGCCCACCAGCGACGGATCCGGAGTGTCGGAGACGATCTGGATCGCCGTATCCGCGCGCGACACCGGGTAGGCCTGCGCCGACGACTGGCTCGGCAGCAGCGAGCCTGATCCCAGGTAGTAGGCGCGCACCGCGGTGGTCAGCGCAGACGTCGGCGTCAGGCTGCAACTGGTGGCCAGGGACAGATCGATGGTGCAGCTCGTCCCATCGCTCAGCTGGCGGACCTCCACGGTGCCGAAAGACACCGGTGATCCGCGCAGCGGTGTCGCCGTCACCAACACGCTGACCGTGTACGGCTGGCCCACCACCACCCCGCCCGGCGGCGCGATGCCCGTGATCGTCGTCGTCGTCGGGAAGGTCGACGCGATGTAGCTGAAGTCGTCCGCCGGCGTGTCGGCGCTGGTGCCACCGACCGTGGTCGCGCGCACCCGCACCGTCCCGCTGCCGGCTGGACTGGTCGCGGTGCAGATCGTGGGCGTGCAGCTCACGCCAGTCGCCGGGATCAAGCCGAAGTCGATGCTGGTCCCGCCCACAAGGAAATCGCTGCCAGTGATCGTCACCACAGTCCCGCCGGTGTCCGGCCCGCTGGTCGGGCTGATCGAAGCGATCGACGGGACGCCCGCGAAGATCAGTGAAGTGTCCGTGCCGTCGCTGTCGGCGAAGGGCCGCGGCGGCGGCGCTTCCGGCGCGTAGCTCGCCGTGATCGTGCGCGGTCCCAGCGGCAACACCGCGTTCAGGTTGCAACTGCCGGTCGACTGGCCCGGCCCGACCACCGACAGCGTCGCCATGCAGCTCTCGGTGAGACCATCGTTGACGTTCACATCCCCGAGGATCGAGAACGGCGCGCTCGACGTCACCGTCACCGATGCGGCATAGCTCGACCCAAGCACTGCATCCGGCGCCGTGACCACGGTCGTCGTCGCGTAGAAGCTCGCCTCCGAACTCTTGCCGAAGCCGTCGGTCACCACGCCCACGACCACATCGTCCGGGGCCACGGTCACGCCGCCCGGGAAGGCGAAACTCGCCGGGCAAGTCACCGCCGGCTGCGCGCAGGTGGTGGTACCCAGCCACACCCCCGGCTCGTCCTCGACCGCCTTGTAGAAATCCACCCGCGCCGGGTAGTTGCCGCCGATGTCCGGCGTATCCAGGAGCACGTCGATCACCGCCGAGGTACCGCCGGGCGCGGTGTAGCTCGTGAATTCCGGGAAGTTCAGCAAACCGTTCGGGCCGGTGTCGACATCGCCCACATCATTGGCCGTGCGACCATCCCCGCCGAGGTCGATGCCGAGGCCGCCATTGAGATAGATGTCGTTGCGCAGGAAAGTGGCGCGCGCGATGCCGGCGAATCCAGTGGCGCGGATGCCATCGCCAACATTGAACGCGATGCGATTGCCCTCGCCGGCGGAGAATCCGCCGATGGCCAGCAAGCCATCGGACATTTGCGCAATGTCGATGCCATCACCACCGTTTCCGAGCGGCGTACCGTCGATCGCCGGGCCGATGAAATTGCCGAGCACCTGGGCACCATCAAAACACGCACCGGAGATCGCACTGCAATCGAAGCGGATGGCGTCATCCGTGTTGCCGCTGACCAGGTTGCGCTGGTCCGGCTGGTTGCCGCCGATGACAATGCCTGGCAGTGCGGATGTGGTCTGCGCCAGGATGCCGATCTGGTTCGGGCGCGTGGCAAGGCCGTTCGGCGCGGTGCCGATCAGGTTCCCCTGCACCAGGACACCGCTGCCGGGGCTGATCGCGATGAACTGGACGCCAGTGACGTTGCCCCCGATAACATTCA
Encoded proteins:
- a CDS encoding DUF11 domain-containing protein; this translates as MVPPGGGTPTGEVLVTDGIASCGFSLPNLSCQLNPKALGAATLEARYAGDANFNASTDSESHTITVEGADLVISKFNGLRLVPGGVPSAYVLLVQNLGPQNVANARVSDILPPQLGNASWTCSAGTGASCPASGTGTVDALVSLNAGSSLSFTLTVTAQASPEQVVSNTATVTPPANAPDPVPGNNSATDVDPTGVFGEGFETEVE
- a CDS encoding membrane integrity-associated transporter subunit PqiC, whose product is MRLARWLGPMALALALGGCLGGLLPETGERAQYAFPDPAAMSVDRALPGAVLVEMPSAVAPRDGSDILVLRSDGEFQWLPGARWAAGVPQLLQEAIARQIEAAKAAPAAVRLAQAHAVPFRLGVEIHGFELREEGDSFAAHGSISLRLVCTRDARLLASSEPISVEARPVPTGTATATQAMRQTAALLARQATLWLARSDVNGCVPQPDAS
- a CDS encoding MCE family protein, which gives rise to METRAHHVLIGAFVLLTLLGGLLFSLWVAKVNLDAEFDEYDVLFRETVTGLTKGAAVNFNGIQVGEVRRLTLDKADAANVLARVRVDAATPIRSDTSARLTYTGLTGVAIIELVAGKPDAPPAEPPEGAEVALIVAQPSTFQKFMTDGGDVLTRVSEALGRINQVLSDENIARLDQTLAHVEAVAAQYDSDKAALGQTFRNADQTFADLSAAADRVERLAADAGETLERADRMLAGDLQGSAKDLRQTLASLRAIAAEVDQLLATNAAQIEQLAQQGVPGLNAALGDLQSLAASLNRIATRLETAPADYLLQRDRPKEYRGK
- a CDS encoding GGDEF domain-containing protein, translated to MVARRKGQQTTTKVVVPPALKPKREPACVVVINGPQFGVEARIDTTPLVIGRADDCGLVIGNSSVSRHHCRVFRDGGEFVVEDLGSTNGCYVNGERVQRRSMRDGDRLRVGNCELKFFGEGSSEAGYHRELLNHAVYDELTGFYNRRQSREMLEHAFDRGRSEPSRLRLMILDLDHFKQVNDRHGHFGGDRVLVGFAALVKSLLDPEIVAGRLGGEEFIVFGGLLSERDFRTLAERIRATVESTDLPLDDGARLRVTVSIGIAHQNGEMLTAADLLRAADAGLYKAKVGGRNRIVESD
- a CDS encoding HNH endonuclease; this encodes MAARLRQLLLSAARSDSSAEASDRGWITRCLHCRSRIGISTDGEPWPGTTLEHVVPRAWFGKPAAAALVARVGTADDPRNLALACARCNHQKGRGPDAQGPADAKARAIVERLLDTRMLRWRAPAG
- a CDS encoding CSLREA domain-containing protein, giving the protein MTVNGGFAPGGLEIGESATVALDTPGAVALPLLSIDQGALSGNDEVRVSNAMIWDGGAVVGSGASPGPLVIEAGATLGINFPAHVLDSRTLQIDGAATWHSGAIRVPQNQSARIAIGATGMLVTATFKTTAFFGCDIAPCMAEMDVAGLLRNIGSAADFQLTSPLQVNGGTLRVENDSFTASAIDLNAGTVEVIAPGTLETGILTLNGGVLRGTGLIDGDVNNVGGEVRPGTSPGQLDILGAYTQGPGGTLQIEVGGLVPGSSSDFVFASGTVNLDGTLDVIDVGYTLTAPQTLDVLMGDIGINGTFATSNIPYPGYTVSYSAFAATLVPGGPISLVVNSTADPGDGNCDVSECTLREAIAAANLMPDPDVIEFAIPALQCTGPGGSCVIVPGSSLPAITGPVLIDGYSQSGAVPNSHPMSLGLGNNAIVMIELDGAVAGGDGLLVNAPSLSLVGIHGLSLYRWNTAISVQGPLDSNQIIGGNFIGLRADGSVAAPIQGLGVAVAGGHPQIGGGLAPDMNVIGGNVTGVQFIAISPGSGVLVQGNLIGTAPNGLATRPNQIGILAQTTSALPGIVIGGNQPDQRNLVSGNTDDAIRFDCSAISGACFDGAQVLGNFIGPAIDGTPLGNGGDGIDIAQMSDGLLAIGGFSAGEGNRIAFNVGDGIRATGFAGIARATFLRNDIYLNGGLGIDLGGDGRTANDVGDVDTGPNGLLNFPEFTSYTAPGGTSAVIDVLLDTPDIGGNYPARVDFYKAVEDEPGVWLGTTTCAQPAVTCPASFAFPGGVTVAPDDVVVGVVTDGFGKSSEASFYATTTVVTAPDAVLGSSYAASVTVTSSAPFSILGDVNVNDGLTESCMATLSVVGPGQSTGSCNLNAVLPLGPRTITASYAPEAPPPRPFADSDGTDTSLIFAGVPSIASISPTSGPDTGGTVVTITGSDFLVGGTSIDFGLIPATGVSCTPTICTATSPAGSGTVRVRATTVGGTSADTPADDFSYIASTFPTTTTITGIAPPGGVVVGQPYTVSVLVTATPLRGSPVSFGTVEVRQLSDGTSCTIDLSLATSCSLTPTSALTTAVRAYYLGSGSLLPSQSSAQAYPVSRADTAIQIVSDTPDPSLVGEPVLVTVSLGWCRRVAVRRPARCW